Sequence from the Undibacterium piscinae genome:
CGAGCACAACCAGGTTTTTATGCACGGTAGCGCAGCGCAATATCTGTTCCTTGCATTTTGCCTCGTGCTCGAAATATAGGTCTACCCTTTCCTTGACATCAGGAATTTGCATGATCTCGTCTATGCCGTGATTCTTGCAAAATTCGATCAGATCCATCATCAGGTTGTAGTTGGAAATCCGAAATTCGCGGAAACGACCCAGGCCGGTTCTGGCATCCATCAGGAAATTCAAGAGGTCCCAGCGCTGCGGATGCAATACCTCATCGCGGTTGAATTGAGCCGAGTCACCTTTGTCGACCGCCGCCATCATCTCGTCCCAGGAAGCGGGAAAAGCCTTGAGACCACCGTAATAGTTATATACGACTCTGGCAGCTGATGGTACGTCGGGTTGTATCACATGGTTTTTGCGTTCGCCGCTATTGCGCAGGGTCTCAGACAGATGGTGATCGAAGGCCAGATGCACGCCCTCCACATAGGGCAGATTGGTTGATATGTCATTTTCGGTGACGGTGATCTTGCCATCCTGCATATCTTTAGGATGCACGAACTGTATTTCATCGATGAGATTGAGGTGCTTGAGCAACACCGCGCAGACTAAACCATCAAAATCGCTGCGTGTGATGAGTCGGAATTTTTTTGCATTTGCTGACATCATTGCTCCCGTGTAATTGATGATACTTGTTAAACGATAGAGATGCTCGGCAGGCTTCTATGCATTTTATTTTTCTTGCTGCCTTGCCAAAACTCACTGTAGCCATTTTTTTGCCGAATGTCCATGAGTGTGTGTAGCTGTCTGCCAATGGAAGGGCCAGGATAAATTTTCCGTGACGCCAGTCAATTGACGCGCACTGTAAGGTAGGGACGGATTCGAATTCCAATATGCAAAATAGCAATGTTAAAATGCAATGAAAATTCTGGGGTGTGTGTTTAAATGTCGTCAGTCATGAATAGAAAGAGAAAATGAAGAACTTACTTTGTAGCGCAGGCTTATTCTTACTCGTGACTCAGGCGATGGCGCTTGAGAGCGACTGTAAAAAACTGCTCAATGACAGCGAACGATTGGCTTGTTATGACCTCGCCAACGGACGTAGTGCTCCTGAAGTAGCCGCGGCATTACCTGCTGCTGTGGCTGGCCAGGCCTCTGTAGCCGAGGCGGAAAAGCAGGCGCAATACGAAAAAATTCGTAAAGAGCGGATCGGCTCAAATATGGTCGACCGCTGGGAGCTCGATTCGGGCAAGTCAACCGGCAGTTTCCTGCCGCGCGCGTATAAGCCTATGTA
This genomic interval carries:
- a CDS encoding exopolyphosphatase; the protein is MSANAKKFRLITRSDFDGLVCAVLLKHLNLIDEIQFVHPKDMQDGKITVTENDISTNLPYVEGVHLAFDHHLSETLRNSGERKNHVIQPDVPSAARVVYNYYGGLKAFPASWDEMMAAVDKGDSAQFNRDEVLHPQRWDLLNFLMDARTGLGRFREFRISNYNLMMDLIEFCKNHGIDEIMQIPDVKERVDLYFEHEAKCKEQILRCATVHKNLVVLDLRKEEIIYAGNRFLIYALFPDTNISIHVLWGLKNQNTVFATGKSILNRSSKTNIGPLMLEYGGGGHENAGTCQVENNDAEVVLTTLISRINADG